The following are from one region of the Strigops habroptila isolate Jane chromosome 22, bStrHab1.2.pri, whole genome shotgun sequence genome:
- the NR1I3 gene encoding nuclear receptor subfamily 1 group I member 3 isoform X1 — MSVSSASDTESSPCPVLGPRSADTEPVEEKVCAVCGDRATGYHFHVMTCEGCKGFFRRSINKGVRFTCPFARSCPVTKSKRRQCQACRLQKCLDVGMRKDMIMSEEALRRRRALRRQRRLARAEPGGLSAEQQELIAILIAAHQHTFDSTFSQFTHYRPAVRLYIPSPRPQSPPEPGAPPAWPEGADEDVLPDVFSMLPHFADLSTFMIQQVINFAKEIPAFRSLPIDDQITLLKGATLEICQIQFNTVFNTETNAWECGQHCYTIRDGALAGFQQIYLEPLLKFHISLKKLQLHEAEYVLLQALLLFSPFPGEGGADPQELHRPPAPHAPGQVSLREAAAAADGAADAEGGEHAADPAHPGPVLHDAAALRDHQLNPPGIPGIPTALPRQSKAPLFFQAPPVPRTTGGTPGPPPPPPAAAPQPPKLPPATTRRPSPCPHVTSDRAPGLREGPPGSVGSPGPGPAPAQRLPAGHVPPFNPR, encoded by the exons ATGTCGGTGTCGAGCGCGTCGGACACCGAGAGCAGCCCCTGCCCGGTGCTGGGGCCCCGCAGCGCTGACACAGAGCCCGTGGAGGAGAAGGTCTGTGCCGTGTGCGGGGACCGCGCCACCGGGTACCACTTCCACGTCATGACCTGCGAGGGCTGCAAAGGCTTCTTCAG GCGCTCCATCAACAAGGGTGTCCGGTTCACGTGTCCCTTCGCCCGGAGCTGCCCCGTCACCAAGAGCAAGCGCCGGCAGTGCCAGGCCTGTCGCCTCCAGAAGTGCCTCGACGTGGGCATGCGGAAGGACA TGATCATGTCGGAGGAGGCGCTGCGGCGGCGCCGGGCGCTGCGGCGGCAGCGGCGCTTGGCGCGGGCAGAGCCGGGGGGGCTGTCGgcggagcagcaggagctcatCGCCATCCTCATCGCGGCGCACCAGCACACCTTCGACTCCACCTTCTCCCAGTTCACGCATTACCGG cccgcTGTTCGCCTTTACATCCCCAGCCCGCGGCCGCAGAGCCCCCCCGAGCCCGGCGCCCCCCCGGCGTGGCCCGAGGGCGCGGACGAGGACGTGCTGCCCGATGTGTTCTCCATGCTGCCCCACTTCGCCGACCTCAGCACCTTCATGATCCAGCAGGTCATCAACTTCGCCAAGGAGATCCCGGCTTTCAG GAGTTTGCCCATCGACGACCAGATCACGCTGCTGAAAGGAGCCACGCTGGAGATCTGCCAGATCCAGTTCAACACCGTCTTCAACACCGAGACCAACGCCTGGGAGTGCGGGCAGCACTGTTACACCATCCGGGACGGGGCTTTGG CCGGGTTCCAGCAGATTTACCTGGAGCCGCTGCTCAAGTTCCACATCAGCCtcaagaagctgcagctgcacgAGGCCGAGTACGTCCTGCTCCAggctttgctgctcttctcaCCCT TTCCAGGAGAAGGTGGCGCTGACCCTCAAGAGCTACATCGACCACCAGCACCCCATGCCCCAGGGCAG GTTTCTCTACGcgaagctgctgctgctgctgacggAGCTGCAGACGCTGAAGGTGGAGAACACGCGGCAGATCCTGCACATCCAGGACCTGTCCTCCATGACGCCGCTGCTCTCCGAGATCATCAGCTAAACCCACCCGGCATTCCCGGCATTCCCACCGCGCTTCCCAGGCAGAGTAAAgctcctttatttttccaggcTCCGCCTGTGCCCAGAACCACGGGAGGGacccccggccccccccccccccccccggcggCTGCTCCTCAACCCCCCAAGCTGCCACCGGCCACCACGCGCCGCCCGTCCCCGTGTCCCCACGTCACCAGCGACCGGGCCCCCGGGCTCCGTGAGGGTCCCCCGGGCTCCGTGGGctcccccggccccggcccggcgccgGCGCAGCGGCTCCCTGCAGGGCACGTGCCCCCCTTCAACCCACGATGA
- the NR1I3 gene encoding nuclear receptor subfamily 1 group I member 3 isoform X3 yields MSVSSASDTESSPCPVLGPRSADTEPVEEKVCAVCGDRATGYHFHVMTCEGCKGFFRRSINKGVRFTCPFARSCPVTKSKRRQCQACRLQKCLDVGMRKDMIMSEEALRRRRALRRQRRLARAEPGGLSAEQQELIAILIAAHQHTFDSTFSQFTHYRPAVRLYIPSPRPQSPPEPGAPPAWPEGADEDVLPDVFSMLPHFADLSTFMIQQVINFAKEIPAFRSLPIDDQITLLKGATLEICQIQFNTVFNTETNAWECGQHCYTIRDGALAGFQQIYLEPLLKFHISLKKLQLHEAEYVLLQALLLFSPYHIGITQRDSIDQFQEKVALTLKSYIDHQHPMPQGRFLYAKLLLLLTELQTLKVENTRQILHIQDLSSMTPLLSEIIS; encoded by the exons ATGTCGGTGTCGAGCGCGTCGGACACCGAGAGCAGCCCCTGCCCGGTGCTGGGGCCCCGCAGCGCTGACACAGAGCCCGTGGAGGAGAAGGTCTGTGCCGTGTGCGGGGACCGCGCCACCGGGTACCACTTCCACGTCATGACCTGCGAGGGCTGCAAAGGCTTCTTCAG GCGCTCCATCAACAAGGGTGTCCGGTTCACGTGTCCCTTCGCCCGGAGCTGCCCCGTCACCAAGAGCAAGCGCCGGCAGTGCCAGGCCTGTCGCCTCCAGAAGTGCCTCGACGTGGGCATGCGGAAGGACA TGATCATGTCGGAGGAGGCGCTGCGGCGGCGCCGGGCGCTGCGGCGGCAGCGGCGCTTGGCGCGGGCAGAGCCGGGGGGGCTGTCGgcggagcagcaggagctcatCGCCATCCTCATCGCGGCGCACCAGCACACCTTCGACTCCACCTTCTCCCAGTTCACGCATTACCGG cccgcTGTTCGCCTTTACATCCCCAGCCCGCGGCCGCAGAGCCCCCCCGAGCCCGGCGCCCCCCCGGCGTGGCCCGAGGGCGCGGACGAGGACGTGCTGCCCGATGTGTTCTCCATGCTGCCCCACTTCGCCGACCTCAGCACCTTCATGATCCAGCAGGTCATCAACTTCGCCAAGGAGATCCCGGCTTTCAG GAGTTTGCCCATCGACGACCAGATCACGCTGCTGAAAGGAGCCACGCTGGAGATCTGCCAGATCCAGTTCAACACCGTCTTCAACACCGAGACCAACGCCTGGGAGTGCGGGCAGCACTGTTACACCATCCGGGACGGGGCTTTGG CCGGGTTCCAGCAGATTTACCTGGAGCCGCTGCTCAAGTTCCACATCAGCCtcaagaagctgcagctgcacgAGGCCGAGTACGTCCTGCTCCAggctttgctgctcttctcaCCCT acCACATCGGCATCACCCAGCGCGACTCCATCGACCAGTTCCAGGAGAAGGTGGCGCTGACCCTCAAGAGCTACATCGACCACCAGCACCCCATGCCCCAGGGCAG GTTTCTCTACGcgaagctgctgctgctgctgacggAGCTGCAGACGCTGAAGGTGGAGAACACGCGGCAGATCCTGCACATCCAGGACCTGTCCTCCATGACGCCGCTGCTCTCCGAGATCATCAGCTAA
- the PCP4L1 gene encoding Purkinje cell protein 4-like protein 1 produces the protein MSRPQPRSPLSLPIGCPQLSLSRALYKGGGGRGAPHTGSGGTGAAMSERSPNESPSAAEAPGGQEEAKAGDPKKVEEEEIDIDLSAPETERAALAIQGKFRRFQKQKKESGP, from the exons ATGTCccgcccccagccccgctctCCGCTCTCGCTCCCCATTGGCTGCCCGCAGCTGTCACTCAGCCGCGCCCTCTATAaaggcggcggcgggcgcggggctcCGCACACCGGGAGCGGCGGCACCGGAGCGGCCATGAGCGAG CGCAGCCCCAATGAGTCCCCCTCCGCGGCGGAGGCTCCCGGCgggcaggaggaag CCAAAGCCGGTGACCCCAagaaggtggaggaggaggagatcgACATCGACCTGAGCGCCCCGGAGACGGAGAGAGCCGCGCTCGCCATCCAGGGAAAATTCCGCCGCttccagaagcagaagaaggaaTCGGGGCCCTGA
- the NR1I3 gene encoding nuclear receptor subfamily 1 group I member 3 isoform X2 encodes MSVSSASDTESSPCPVLGPRSADTEPVEEKVCAVCGDRATGYHFHVMTCEGCKGFFRRSINKGVRFTCPFARSCPVTKSKRRQCQACRLQKCLDVGMRKDTHLRLHLLPVHALPARCSPLHPQPAAAEPPRARRPPGVARGRGRGRAARCVLHAAPLRRPQHLHDPAGHQLRQGDPGFQEFAHRRPDHAAERSHAGDLPDPVQHRLQHRDQRLGVRAALLHHPGRGFGRVPADLPGAAAQVPHQPQEAAAARGRVRPAPGFAALLTLPHRHHPARLHRPVPGEGGADPQELHRPPAPHAPGQVSLREAAAAADGAADAEGGEHAADPAHPGPVLHDAAALRDHQLNPPGIPGIPTALPRQSKAPLFFQAPPVPRTTGGTPGPPPPPPAAAPQPPKLPPATTRRPSPCPHVTSDRAPGLREGPPGSVGSPGPGPAPAQRLPAGHVPPFNPR; translated from the exons ATGTCGGTGTCGAGCGCGTCGGACACCGAGAGCAGCCCCTGCCCGGTGCTGGGGCCCCGCAGCGCTGACACAGAGCCCGTGGAGGAGAAGGTCTGTGCCGTGTGCGGGGACCGCGCCACCGGGTACCACTTCCACGTCATGACCTGCGAGGGCTGCAAAGGCTTCTTCAG GCGCTCCATCAACAAGGGTGTCCGGTTCACGTGTCCCTTCGCCCGGAGCTGCCCCGTCACCAAGAGCAAGCGCCGGCAGTGCCAGGCCTGTCGCCTCCAGAAGTGCCTCGACGTGGGCATGCGGAAGGACA CACACCTTCGACTCCACCTTCTCCCAGTTCACGCATTACCGG cccgcTGTTCGCCTTTACATCCCCAGCCCGCGGCCGCAGAGCCCCCCCGAGCCCGGCGCCCCCCCGGCGTGGCCCGAGGGCGCGGACGAGGACGTGCTGCCCGATGTGTTCTCCATGCTGCCCCACTTCGCCGACCTCAGCACCTTCATGATCCAGCAGGTCATCAACTTCGCCAAGGAGATCCCGGCTTTCAG GAGTTTGCCCATCGACGACCAGATCACGCTGCTGAAAGGAGCCACGCTGGAGATCTGCCAGATCCAGTTCAACACCGTCTTCAACACCGAGACCAACGCCTGGGAGTGCGGGCAGCACTGTTACACCATCCGGGACGGGGCTTTGG CCGGGTTCCAGCAGATTTACCTGGAGCCGCTGCTCAAGTTCCACATCAGCCtcaagaagctgcagctgcacgAGGCCGAGTACGTCCTGCTCCAggctttgctgctcttctcaCCCT acCACATCGGCATCACCCAGCGCGACTCCATCGACCAGTTCCAGGAGAAGGTGGCGCTGACCCTCAAGAGCTACATCGACCACCAGCACCCCATGCCCCAGGGCAG GTTTCTCTACGcgaagctgctgctgctgctgacggAGCTGCAGACGCTGAAGGTGGAGAACACGCGGCAGATCCTGCACATCCAGGACCTGTCCTCCATGACGCCGCTGCTCTCCGAGATCATCAGCTAAACCCACCCGGCATTCCCGGCATTCCCACCGCGCTTCCCAGGCAGAGTAAAgctcctttatttttccaggcTCCGCCTGTGCCCAGAACCACGGGAGGGacccccggccccccccccccccccccggcggCTGCTCCTCAACCCCCCAAGCTGCCACCGGCCACCACGCGCCGCCCGTCCCCGTGTCCCCACGTCACCAGCGACCGGGCCCCCGGGCTCCGTGAGGGTCCCCCGGGCTCCGTGGGctcccccggccccggcccggcgccgGCGCAGCGGCTCCCTGCAGGGCACGTGCCCCCCTTCAACCCACGATGA